A genome region from Triticum aestivum cultivar Chinese Spring chromosome 2B, IWGSC CS RefSeq v2.1, whole genome shotgun sequence includes the following:
- the LOC123044037 gene encoding eukaryotic translation initiation factor 6-2 codes for MATRIQFENNCEVGVFSKLTNAYCLVAIGGSENFYSTFESELADVIPVVKTSIGGTRIIGRLCVGNKNGLLLPHTTTDQELQHLRNCIPDQVVVQRIDERLSALGNCISCNDHVALTHPDLDKATEELIADVLGVEVFRQTIAGNILVGSYCAFSNRGGLVHPHTSIEDLDELSTLLQVPLVAGTVNRGSEVIAAGMTVNDWTAFCGSDTTATELSVIESVFKLREGQPTAIVDDMRKSLIDSYV; via the exons ATGGCGACCC GTATCCAGTTTGAGAACAACTGTGAAGTTGGTGTTTTCTCCAAGCTCACAAATGCCTACTGTCTGGTTGCAATTGGAGGATCAGAGAATTTCTACAG TACATTTGAGTCTGAGCTTGCAGATGTCATTCCTGTGGTCAAGACCTCTATCGGTGGCACTAGAATAATTGGTCGCCTCTGCGTTG GAAACAAGAATGGACTTCTCTTGCCACACACAACCACTGATCAAG AGCTTCAGCATCTGAGGAACTGCATACCTGATCAAGTGGTTGTTCAGCGCATCGATGAGAGGCTGTCTGCCCTTGGCAATTGCATATCCTGCAATGACCATGTTGCGCTCACACACCCTGACCTTGACAAG GCAACTGAGGAGCTTATTGCAGATGTGCTTGGGGTTGAGGTGTTCCGTCAGACGATTGCAGGAAATATCCTTGTTGGCAGCTACTGTGCATTCTCTAACAGGGGTGGACTG GTCCATCCTCACACATCCATTGAAGATCTTGATGAGCTGTCCACACTCCTCCAAGTCCCTCTTGTCGCTGGAACCGTGAACCGTGGTAGCGAGGTCATTGCTGCGGGCATGACGGTGAACGATTGGACCGCCTTCTGTGGCTCAGACACAACGGCTACCGAGCTGTCCGTCATCGAGAGCGTCTTCAAGTTGAGAGAAGGCCAGCCCACAGCGATCGTcgatgacatgaggaagtcgctgATTGACAGCTATGTCTAA